In Blastopirellula sp. J2-11, a single genomic region encodes these proteins:
- a CDS encoding MATE family efflux transporter, giving the protein MSTHLVRATGEFRPMLQLALPVLAEQSLEFLVGMVDTYLAGHALPDELKTPALAAVGLMAYAMWMTFTIFASVGVGATAVVARLIGAGETQDAALAANQALVAGACAAVIGTIALYFGADAFVAMMQLEADAAQLATRYLRIIAPSLPFLMVIAVGTACLHGAGDTVSGLGVMTIVNLINVAVSTTLAFGLGPAPNLGWTGIAVGTAVAHIVGGCLVLLLMLGGRAGMQLRLRWLRPNRVMIWRLIRIGLPGGANDALTLGCHLWYLGVINSLGTLAAAAHGLGVRCEGPSYLGAGAFAVAASTMTGQFLGAKDPARAMRATMLSLVAGASLVTAYGVFLYFGGASLTWLYLGEVEPGGENAETADLTVRLLKVVAFSTPFMAALSIISGALRGAGDTKFPFIITLVGLLLIRIPGVYLFALDEIPLPLIGNVPGFGYGILGAWWVMVFDITLRSVLVAARYWHGAWRQIEV; this is encoded by the coding sequence TTGTCCACGCATCTCGTTCGTGCGACCGGCGAGTTTCGGCCGATGTTGCAACTTGCGCTGCCGGTCTTGGCCGAGCAGTCGCTTGAGTTTCTGGTCGGCATGGTCGACACCTACCTGGCCGGACATGCGCTGCCTGATGAGCTGAAAACGCCGGCGCTGGCCGCCGTCGGGCTGATGGCCTACGCGATGTGGATGACCTTTACGATCTTCGCATCGGTCGGCGTTGGCGCTACGGCGGTTGTCGCCCGATTGATCGGCGCCGGCGAGACCCAGGACGCCGCGCTTGCCGCGAATCAGGCCTTGGTCGCCGGCGCTTGCGCCGCGGTCATCGGCACGATTGCGCTCTATTTTGGCGCCGATGCGTTTGTTGCGATGATGCAATTGGAAGCGGACGCCGCCCAGTTGGCGACCCGCTATTTGCGGATCATCGCTCCTTCGCTTCCCTTCCTGATGGTGATCGCCGTTGGGACCGCTTGCTTGCATGGCGCGGGAGACACCGTCAGTGGGCTCGGCGTGATGACGATCGTCAACTTGATCAACGTCGCGGTCAGCACGACGCTCGCCTTTGGACTGGGGCCGGCGCCCAATCTGGGGTGGACCGGGATTGCGGTTGGAACGGCCGTCGCGCACATCGTCGGCGGGTGTCTGGTCTTGTTGCTGATGCTGGGGGGACGCGCCGGCATGCAGCTTCGTCTGCGTTGGCTGCGTCCCAATCGCGTGATGATCTGGCGTTTGATTCGAATCGGTTTGCCCGGCGGCGCCAACGACGCGCTGACGCTCGGTTGTCACCTTTGGTATTTGGGAGTGATCAACAGTCTGGGGACGTTGGCCGCTGCGGCGCATGGATTGGGCGTTCGCTGCGAAGGGCCCAGCTATCTGGGCGCTGGCGCTTTTGCGGTCGCCGCGTCGACGATGACAGGCCAGTTTCTGGGAGCGAAAGATCCCGCGCGAGCCATGCGCGCAACGATGCTTTCCCTAGTGGCCGGCGCTTCGTTGGTGACCGCCTACGGCGTGTTTCTCTACTTCGGCGGAGCGAGTCTGACGTGGCTTTATCTGGGCGAAGTAGAGCCCGGCGGCGAGAACGCTGAGACGGCCGACTTAACGGTACGACTGCTGAAAGTCGTCGCGTTTTCGACTCCCTTCATGGCGGCCCTCTCGATCATCAGCGGCGCGCTGCGCGGCGCGGGAGATACGAAATTCCCGTTTATCATCACGCTGGTCGGACTGTTGCTGATCCGAATCCCCGGCGTCTATCTTTTCGCACTCGACGAAATCCCGCTGCCGCTGATCGGCAACGTGCCTGGCTTTGGCTATGGAATTCTTGGAGCCTGGTGGGTGATGGTGTTCGACATCACCCTGCGCAGCGTGCTGGTCGCCGCCAGGTATTGGCACGGCGCTTGGCGACAGATTGAAGTTTGA
- a CDS encoding alanine/glycine:cation symporter family protein has protein sequence MFRAPLSLCVIACFAITFAPLASKAQEEPKSPPTEQATSDSAPDLTFETLDEDQSTAEIINGKINSVFKPGVDLAGMVLMRPVYWTDQKYVQLDHVVHYTRPIDDGESPSFTIYPPDAAEKPANYPEVLTVKEADTWQARGKLLSGNSKQPFSPGKLGGKNVEVIAIRVDTKTKYVQQTEADGQVVYKLAGDIRGLLSKDEADWKTPEQVAEMAKRHLLKLNSDAGKNAQDPYILVEPVGKAPLVVVWLAGGALFFTIFFGFVNFWGFRHAISVVSGTYDDPDEPGEVTHFQALASALSATVGLGNIAGVTIAMTTGGPGAFFWMMVCGFMGMASKFAECTLGQMYREVKPDGTILGGPMQYLLRGFEEIGLKPVGVVFSIVFAVLCIMASFGGGNMFQSNQSANAAVQLIQGAKQDQISDLGLQIKAAEAAEDWETLGELQQQKTVLQTEVTQFAQTFKMIFGVVFAILVALVIIGGIKRIAAVSSKIVPVMCISYVLMCIYVILVHITEVPALFQSIFAEAFTPKAALGGIIGVAIIGIQRAAFSNEAGVGSAAIAHSAAKTDQPVREGLVALLGPFIDTIVVCSMTAMVILITNAWNNKEWIVDQGLEGAALTSQAFEKEVGWFSYVLSIAILLFAYSTIISWSYYGERCWERLFGADSTMVYKIIYVGFVFIGAVANLGAVVDFSDMMLLSMAFPNIVGVVLLAPKVKRALHEYWQKYKGGEFKKYK, from the coding sequence ATGTTTCGCGCGCCTCTCTCCCTCTGCGTAATTGCTTGCTTTGCAATCACTTTCGCACCACTCGCTAGCAAGGCTCAAGAAGAGCCGAAATCGCCGCCGACCGAACAAGCGACGTCAGATTCCGCCCCCGATTTGACGTTTGAAACGCTCGATGAAGATCAGTCGACGGCCGAAATCATCAACGGAAAGATCAACTCGGTCTTTAAACCCGGCGTTGATTTAGCCGGGATGGTTTTAATGCGGCCCGTCTATTGGACCGACCAGAAGTATGTGCAGCTCGACCATGTCGTCCACTACACGCGTCCGATCGATGACGGCGAATCGCCGTCGTTTACGATCTATCCCCCGGATGCCGCCGAGAAACCGGCCAACTATCCCGAAGTGCTCACCGTAAAAGAGGCGGACACTTGGCAAGCGCGCGGCAAACTACTCTCCGGCAATTCAAAGCAGCCGTTCAGTCCCGGCAAACTGGGCGGGAAAAACGTCGAAGTCATCGCTATCCGCGTCGACACGAAAACCAAATACGTTCAGCAGACCGAAGCCGACGGCCAAGTCGTCTACAAACTTGCCGGCGACATTCGCGGACTGCTTAGCAAGGATGAAGCGGATTGGAAAACGCCGGAGCAAGTTGCCGAGATGGCCAAACGCCATCTGCTGAAATTGAATTCCGACGCAGGGAAGAACGCCCAGGATCCTTACATCTTAGTCGAGCCGGTCGGCAAAGCCCCCTTGGTCGTGGTCTGGCTCGCCGGCGGCGCGTTGTTCTTCACCATCTTTTTTGGCTTCGTCAATTTCTGGGGTTTCCGCCATGCGATCTCGGTCGTGAGCGGTACCTATGACGATCCCGATGAGCCGGGCGAAGTGACTCACTTTCAGGCGCTCGCTTCGGCGCTGTCGGCGACCGTCGGTCTCGGCAACATCGCAGGCGTAACGATCGCGATGACCACCGGCGGCCCCGGCGCGTTTTTCTGGATGATGGTCTGCGGCTTTATGGGGATGGCCAGCAAATTCGCCGAGTGCACGCTGGGACAGATGTATCGCGAAGTGAAACCGGACGGGACGATCCTGGGCGGTCCGATGCAATATTTATTACGCGGCTTTGAAGAAATCGGCCTGAAACCGGTCGGCGTCGTCTTCTCTATCGTCTTCGCCGTGCTTTGCATTATGGCCAGCTTCGGCGGCGGCAACATGTTCCAGTCGAATCAATCCGCAAATGCGGCAGTCCAATTGATCCAAGGCGCCAAACAAGATCAGATATCCGATCTTGGCCTGCAGATCAAAGCGGCGGAAGCGGCGGAAGACTGGGAGACGCTGGGTGAGTTGCAGCAGCAAAAAACCGTACTGCAAACCGAAGTCACCCAATTCGCGCAAACCTTCAAGATGATCTTTGGCGTCGTCTTTGCGATTCTGGTCGCGCTGGTAATCATCGGCGGCATCAAGCGGATTGCGGCGGTCTCCAGCAAGATCGTGCCGGTCATGTGCATTTCGTACGTGCTGATGTGCATCTATGTCATCCTGGTCCACATCACCGAAGTCCCGGCGCTCTTCCAAAGTATCTTCGCCGAAGCGTTCACCCCCAAGGCCGCGCTCGGCGGCATCATCGGCGTCGCGATTATCGGCATCCAACGAGCCGCGTTCAGCAACGAGGCCGGCGTCGGCAGCGCAGCGATCGCACATAGCGCCGCCAAAACCGATCAACCGGTTCGCGAAGGTCTGGTCGCATTGCTCGGCCCGTTCATCGATACGATCGTCGTCTGCTCGATGACCGCGATGGTGATCTTGATTACCAACGCGTGGAACAACAAAGAATGGATCGTCGACCAAGGCCTCGAAGGAGCGGCGCTAACCTCCCAGGCATTTGAGAAAGAAGTCGGCTGGTTCTCCTATGTCCTTTCGATCGCGATTCTGCTTTTCGCCTACTCGACGATCATTTCGTGGAGCTACTACGGCGAACGGTGCTGGGAACGGCTGTTTGGCGCCGACAGCACGATGGTCTACAAGATCATCTACGTCGGGTTCGTCTTTATCGGCGCCGTCGCCAACTTGGGCGCCGTGGTCGATTTCTCCGACATGATGCTGTTGTCGATGGCCTTCCCCAATATTGTGGGGGTTGTGCTGCTGGCTCCGAAAGTAAAACGTGCTCTTCACGAATATTGGCAAAAATATAAGGGCGGAGAGTTCAAGAAGTACAAATAG
- the sufC gene encoding Fe-S cluster assembly ATPase SufC: protein MTDVLKIENLHVAVEGKPILTGVNLTIRRGETHALMGPNGSGKSTLGYAIMGHPKYEVTDGAIWLNDENVLEMAADERARVGLFMAFQRPMSIPGVKLADFLRHATTNVRNPERKEGEELIPMREFRQEMKSKMQQLQMDLDFARRYVNDGFSGGEMKRAEILQLAMLQPKFAILDETDSGLDADAVRLASQSIAEIGGAEMGLLIITHHDKLLEHNPPDFAHVMLGGRIVETGGVELAKELHSSGYDRIRNAYPDAAAIEQVMNEEETQVAG, encoded by the coding sequence ATGACCGACGTTTTAAAGATTGAAAACCTGCATGTCGCCGTAGAAGGCAAGCCGATTCTCACCGGCGTCAACTTAACGATTCGCCGTGGCGAGACGCACGCGCTGATGGGACCGAATGGTTCCGGTAAGAGCACGCTCGGTTACGCGATTATGGGGCACCCCAAGTACGAAGTGACCGATGGCGCGATCTGGCTGAATGACGAGAACGTGTTGGAGATGGCCGCTGACGAACGTGCCCGAGTTGGGTTGTTCATGGCCTTTCAGCGCCCGATGTCGATTCCCGGCGTTAAGCTGGCCGACTTCCTGCGTCATGCGACGACCAATGTTCGCAATCCCGAACGTAAAGAGGGTGAAGAACTGATTCCGATGCGGGAATTCCGTCAGGAAATGAAGTCGAAGATGCAACAATTGCAGATGGATCTCGACTTCGCTCGCCGTTATGTCAACGACGGCTTCTCTGGCGGCGAAATGAAGCGTGCCGAGATCCTGCAGTTGGCGATGCTGCAACCGAAGTTCGCCATCCTGGACGAAACCGATAGCGGTCTTGACGCCGATGCGGTTCGTTTGGCGAGTCAAAGTATCGCCGAGATCGGCGGCGCCGAGATGGGGCTTTTGATCATTACGCACCATGACAAGCTGCTGGAACACAATCCGCCGGATTTCGCCCACGTGATGTTGGGGGGGCGGATTGTGGAAACCGGCGGCGTCGAACTGGCGAAAGAATTGCATTCGTCCGGTTACGATCGGATTCGCAACGCCTATCCGGACGCGGCCGCGATCGAACAAGTCATGAATGAAGAAGAGACGCAAGTCGCCGGGTAA
- a CDS encoding helix-turn-helix transcriptional regulator codes for MAEQEYISSSAEQVKQPASDPYWTQEVVPSDIVLLDLLRNVPHMTIAVLAGELEVTATAVRQRLNRLMAQGYVERFAEKSGRGRPIHHYRLSEKGKRKGGGNFADLAVALWQEVRSIKDPAVRRGLLQRISERLVAQYAEELEGIELDEKLRKIAEIFGERRIPIQIEQQEGELPVLNVMACPYPGLAELDQSICAMEKIMFSEMLGSDVRLGKCRLNGESCCSFELS; via the coding sequence ATGGCGGAACAAGAGTACATCTCGAGCAGCGCCGAACAGGTCAAACAGCCCGCTAGCGATCCCTATTGGACGCAAGAAGTGGTGCCGTCGGACATTGTGTTGCTTGATCTGTTGCGAAATGTTCCCCACATGACGATTGCGGTGCTCGCCGGCGAGCTGGAAGTGACCGCAACGGCGGTGCGTCAACGGTTAAATCGTTTGATGGCACAGGGTTACGTCGAGAGATTTGCGGAGAAGTCTGGTCGCGGTCGCCCGATCCACCATTATCGCTTGTCGGAAAAGGGAAAGCGAAAAGGTGGGGGTAACTTTGCCGATCTGGCGGTCGCTCTCTGGCAAGAGGTCCGATCGATTAAGGATCCTGCCGTCCGTCGTGGTTTGCTGCAGCGGATTTCGGAGCGATTGGTCGCCCAGTATGCGGAAGAGTTGGAAGGGATCGAGCTGGACGAGAAGCTGCGAAAGATCGCCGAGATCTTTGGTGAGCGTCGCATCCCCATCCAGATCGAACAGCAAGAGGGAGAACTTCCCGTGCTGAACGTGATGGCCTGCCCCTATCCGGGACTTGCCGAACTGGATCAATCCATTTGTGCAATGGAGAAGATCATGTTTAGCGAGATGCTGGGTAGCGATGTGCGGCTTGGTAAATGTCGCCTGAACGGCGAGAGTTGTTGTTCGTTCGAGTTGTCGTAA